In Alosa sapidissima isolate fAloSap1 chromosome 11, fAloSap1.pri, whole genome shotgun sequence, a single window of DNA contains:
- the fgf6a gene encoding fibroblast growth factor 6a — protein MATAQKLSISMSYEANTHWTLTAIVLFGSLCGIVSLYPLSNRTNVILMEETWENLFSRSVLGISGEKSDLNWESDYLLGIKRVRRLYCNVGIGFHLQILPDGRINGAHNENQYSLIEISAVERGVVSLFGVKTELFVAMNSRGRLYGTRVFQDECKFKETLLPNNYNAYESSIHRGCYIALSKNGRMKRGYKASIAMTVTHFLPRL, from the exons ATGGCCACTGCGCAAAAGCTCTCCATCAGTATGTCCTACGAAGCCAACACGCACTGGACGTTGACAGCGATTGTTCTCTTTGGGTCCCTCTGTGGGATTGTGTCATTGTATCCTCTCTCAAACAGGACTAATGTAATTTTAATGGAAGAAACATGGGAGAACCTTTTCTCCCGTTCCGTTTTAGGGATCTCGGGGGAGAAATCTGACCTGAACTGGGAGAGTGACTATTTGCTTGGTATCAAGAGAGTGCGGAGGCTGTACTGCAACGTGGGTATCGGGTTTCACCTTCAGATCCTCCCAGACGGCAGGATAAACGGCGCACATAATGAAAACCAGTACA GTCTAATAGAGATCTCAGCTGTAGAGCGTGGAGTCGTTAGCTTGTTTGGGGTGAAAACTGAGCTGTTTGTCGCAATGAATAGCCGTGGGAGATTGTACGGAACG AGAGTCTTCCAAGATGAATGCAAGTTCAAGGAGACCCTGCTTCCCAACAACTACAATGCTTATGAGTCTTCCATACATAGAGGATGTTACATTGCTCTAAGCAAAAATGGGCGCATGAAGAGAGGATACAAGGCCTCTATCGCCATGACTGTTACACACTTCCTACCACGGCTATGA